The Nitrospira sp. genome contains a region encoding:
- a CDS encoding YtxH domain-containing protein produces MNSRNYYDEQMGEATGWSAFMAGALIGAGVALLFAPQTGTELRGMLRGYADRTKDDILERGQEAWDTAVERGREYYDKGQEAVHEAGRSAKEFAKQAQDSMTETAKEAARSRG; encoded by the coding sequence ATGAACAGCAGGAATTATTACGATGAACAAATGGGCGAAGCGACCGGGTGGTCGGCCTTCATGGCCGGAGCCTTGATCGGGGCCGGTGTCGCGCTGCTATTTGCCCCGCAGACGGGGACCGAACTCCGCGGCATGCTGCGCGGCTATGCCGACCGCACGAAAGACGATATACTCGAGCGCGGCCAGGAAGCCTGGGATACGGCGGTGGAGCGAGGTAGGGAGTATTACGACAAAGGCCAGGAGGCTGTCCATGAAGCCGGGCGTTCGGCGAAGGAATTCGCCAAACAGGCTCAGGATTCGATGACGGAAACGGCGAAGGAGGCTGCACGATCTCGCGGTTGA
- a CDS encoding glycosyltransferase gives MAELLEQYRAVTPPGTVEFLRQLGRQLEGTRMLHVNSTRYGGGVAEMLHRLLPLFEELGIKTRWEVMTGSDAFYHATKSFHNALQGTSQHITKAMLDAYLEINRENAKDLNLDADFTMIHDPQPAALIGSRPSGARWLWRCHIDVSTPQPTVWQFLRPFVSQYDAAIVSLPKFARRLPVPQFIVYPSIDPFSDKNRELAPEEISSILEKLGVPTDKPILLQVSRFDRFKDPLGVVAAYRIVKQSHDCRLVLAGGTATDDPEGAAVLAEVQEAVGMDPDVQLLLLPPTANLEINALQRAATIIIQKSVREGFGLTVTEAMWKGKPVIGGDTGGITVQLIHGYTGYTVNSPAGTAFYIKRLLNEPERMEAMGRQAKEFARNRFLVTRHVQDYLGIMIHLARGTA, from the coding sequence ATGGCGGAACTGCTTGAACAATATCGGGCGGTCACGCCGCCCGGTACGGTGGAATTTCTTCGTCAGCTGGGTCGTCAGCTGGAAGGGACGCGGATGCTCCATGTCAATTCCACCCGCTACGGCGGGGGTGTGGCGGAGATGCTGCATCGGTTGCTGCCTCTCTTCGAGGAATTGGGAATCAAGACTCGCTGGGAAGTGATGACCGGCTCCGATGCCTTTTATCACGCGACGAAAAGCTTTCATAACGCGTTGCAAGGAACGTCCCAACACATTACCAAAGCCATGCTCGATGCTTACCTTGAGATCAATCGCGAGAATGCCAAGGATCTGAACCTCGACGCAGACTTCACCATGATTCACGACCCGCAGCCGGCGGCCCTCATCGGTTCCCGTCCATCTGGAGCGCGGTGGTTATGGCGGTGCCATATCGATGTCTCCACTCCCCAGCCGACGGTGTGGCAGTTTCTGCGTCCGTTCGTGTCGCAATACGACGCGGCGATTGTGTCGCTTCCGAAGTTTGCCCGTCGTCTGCCGGTGCCGCAGTTCATCGTCTATCCGTCCATCGATCCTTTCAGCGACAAAAACCGTGAGCTCGCGCCTGAAGAAATCTCATCGATATTGGAGAAGCTCGGAGTGCCGACCGATAAGCCGATCTTGCTGCAAGTATCCCGGTTCGATCGGTTTAAAGACCCACTTGGAGTAGTTGCCGCCTACCGTATCGTCAAGCAGAGTCACGATTGCCGGCTGGTGCTGGCAGGCGGCACGGCGACCGACGATCCCGAAGGTGCGGCCGTTCTGGCCGAGGTGCAGGAGGCGGTGGGTATGGACCCCGATGTCCAACTCCTGTTGCTGCCACCCACGGCCAACCTGGAAATCAATGCCCTGCAGCGGGCGGCGACCATCATCATTCAGAAATCAGTGCGCGAAGGGTTTGGTCTGACGGTGACCGAGGCCATGTGGAAAGGCAAGCCCGTCATCGGCGGCGATACCGGAGGCATCACTGTGCAATTGATACACGGCTACACCGGCTACACCGTCAATTCTCCGGCCGGCACCGCATTCTATATCAAACGTCTGCTCAACGAGCCGGAGCGGATGGAAGCGATGGGGCGCCAGGCGAAGGAGTTCGCGCGCAACCGTTTCCTGGTCACACGGCATGTGCAGGATTACTTGGGCATTATGATTCACTTAGCCCGAGGTACCGCATAG
- a CDS encoding four-helix bundle copper-binding protein, translated as MQKTQPIADQQDCINACFSCAQMCERCADDMIGMTHHGHDDLMTRCIRLCRDCASICMLAAQWMSRSSQHAESLCRLCAEICDQCAEVCERHAPDHPLCGPCAEACRRCAESCREMVGSGVHTT; from the coding sequence ATGCAAAAAACACAGCCCATAGCAGACCAACAAGACTGTATCAATGCCTGCTTCTCCTGCGCCCAAATGTGCGAGAGATGCGCGGACGACATGATCGGCATGACTCATCACGGCCACGATGATTTAATGACACGCTGCATCCGGCTTTGCCGCGATTGCGCAAGTATCTGCATGCTTGCCGCCCAATGGATGAGCCGATCTTCCCAGCACGCTGAGTCTCTTTGTCGTCTCTGCGCGGAAATCTGCGATCAATGCGCCGAGGTATGCGAACGTCATGCGCCCGATCATCCATTGTGCGGTCCTTGCGCGGAGGCGTGCCGGCGATGCGCGGAAAGCTGCCGTGAGATGGTAGGAAGTGGGGTCCACACGACATGA
- a CDS encoding DUF2934 domain-containing protein: MARTRSTKQTTQKPSAPKEPPADNSPRASERADSITGGPEKREGPSMRASTNARLTMSTAEEESSYSKDTSMHRRIAAKAFILYLESGCRHGNDLEHWFKAEREVKMQ, translated from the coding sequence ATGGCACGCACTCGATCGACCAAGCAGACGACCCAGAAACCGTCGGCGCCCAAAGAGCCACCGGCAGACAACTCTCCGCGAGCGTCTGAAAGAGCGGACTCCATCACCGGAGGACCTGAGAAACGGGAAGGGCCGTCAATGCGCGCCTCAACGAATGCACGACTGACGATGTCTACCGCTGAGGAAGAATCCAGCTACAGCAAAGATACGTCGATGCACCGCCGCATCGCGGCAAAGGCTTTTATTCTGTACCTGGAAAGCGGATGCAGGCACGGCAACGATTTGGAACATTGGTTTAAGGCGGAACGCGAAGTCAAGATGCAGTGA
- a CDS encoding AI-2E family transporter produces the protein MSSLHHAPAPRTPLAPTPPPAESAPRTSGIDRHLWEIRPIRDLFILGAMVALLWFVFALHQVFLPVFVALLLAYLVNPFVDYAFTRWKTPRPVTVGVLMLFLALAGVGIGLWLIPLLVEQAETLIQKIPVYARNFSQRYETLFGGWSISLGDFLGRLHDDPLATIQPLLSGTGQAFGLLGQLLGITANVALYAILIPVYFFFFAWNFESMSRTIVRLVPVSHRPHTLHVLRRMDTVVRGFFFERLLIAVITGVLYAGGWSFAGVPYWFLLGVVTGLASLVPYLSAIGWPVAVALKYADALTTGQWATTDWMTIVLWPSVAYLIVQFVEGWVLTPWLQRHSTDMSAATILIVVFLGGAVGGLFGLIFAIPVAACLKIVVDEFVRPRWLRWVHEA, from the coding sequence ATGAGTTCTCTTCATCACGCACCGGCACCCCGGACTCCCCTGGCACCCACTCCACCACCGGCTGAGTCCGCTCCACGCACGTCCGGCATCGACAGACACCTGTGGGAAATCCGCCCGATTCGCGACCTTTTTATCCTCGGCGCGATGGTCGCTCTGCTCTGGTTTGTCTTCGCGCTACACCAGGTCTTTTTACCCGTGTTTGTCGCGCTCCTATTGGCCTATTTGGTCAATCCGTTTGTGGACTACGCATTCACGCGGTGGAAGACTCCGCGCCCCGTCACGGTGGGAGTACTGATGCTGTTCCTGGCTCTTGCCGGGGTCGGCATTGGTCTTTGGCTCATTCCGCTTTTGGTGGAGCAAGCCGAGACGTTGATACAGAAAATCCCCGTCTATGCCAGGAACTTCTCACAGCGCTATGAGACACTGTTCGGCGGCTGGTCGATCAGTCTAGGAGACTTTCTCGGCCGTCTGCACGATGATCCCCTAGCGACGATCCAACCGCTTCTCTCAGGAACCGGTCAGGCATTTGGCCTCTTGGGGCAGCTGCTAGGGATCACTGCCAATGTCGCGCTTTATGCGATCTTGATTCCAGTCTACTTTTTCTTTTTTGCATGGAATTTCGAAAGCATGAGCCGGACCATCGTTCGCCTCGTCCCCGTCTCGCATCGACCGCACACACTGCACGTCTTGCGTCGAATGGATACGGTCGTGCGAGGCTTCTTTTTTGAGCGGCTTCTTATCGCGGTGATCACCGGGGTGCTGTATGCGGGAGGCTGGTCGTTTGCCGGGGTCCCCTATTGGTTCCTTCTCGGCGTTGTCACAGGTTTGGCGTCCCTCGTCCCATATCTTTCCGCCATCGGATGGCCGGTGGCGGTGGCACTCAAATATGCCGATGCCCTCACGACCGGCCAATGGGCCACCACCGATTGGATGACGATCGTGTTATGGCCGAGCGTGGCCTACCTGATTGTGCAATTTGTCGAAGGCTGGGTCCTGACTCCCTGGTTGCAACGTCACTCCACCGACATGAGCGCCGCGACCATTCTGATCGTCGTCTTCTTGGGGGGCGCCGTCGGCGGACTGTTCGGACTGATCTTTGCGATTCCCGTCGCGGCATGTCTCAAGATTGTGGTCGATGAATTTGTCAGACCGCGGTGGCTTCGATGGGTGCACGAGGCCTAG
- a CDS encoding glycosyltransferase family 4 protein, with translation MKIAQVAPLWESVPPRRYGGTERVVSYLTEELVRRGHEVTLFAAGDSSTSATLHAICPSSLRANHLLFPDAVVSLLLERVFGTHAGSFDLIHSHIEFVGFPLTRRCRTPVLTTLYGRLDLPELVPAFQQFCELPLVSVSDAQRHAMPVGNWQATIHYGLPRDLYSMHDRPGTYLAFLGRISPESGLERAIESAKRADMPIRIAAKLDPADRDYFQHIAPLLEHPLVEYVGEITDEEKNDFLGEAYALICPYEGPEPFGLVMIEALACGTPVLAYRRGTALELVDDGYTGHLCDTLSEMGKAITRVSTLDRHQCRAAFEKRFTVERMADNYLALYQLLALKQEDQLVTQSSFPSNDAVAISDV, from the coding sequence ATGAAGATCGCACAAGTGGCGCCATTATGGGAAAGTGTTCCTCCTCGGCGATACGGAGGCACGGAGCGTGTCGTATCGTATTTGACGGAAGAGCTCGTTCGACGCGGTCATGAGGTGACACTGTTTGCCGCCGGTGATTCATCGACATCAGCCACCTTGCATGCCATCTGCCCATCGTCTTTGCGGGCCAATCATTTATTGTTTCCTGATGCGGTGGTTTCTCTTCTCCTAGAACGCGTATTCGGAACCCACGCTGGAAGTTTTGACCTGATCCACTCACATATCGAGTTCGTAGGTTTTCCGCTCACGCGTCGGTGCCGAACGCCGGTGCTGACGACATTGTACGGTCGGCTCGACCTGCCGGAACTGGTTCCCGCGTTTCAACAGTTCTGCGAACTCCCGTTGGTTTCAGTATCGGATGCCCAACGGCATGCGATGCCAGTGGGCAATTGGCAGGCTACCATCCATTACGGACTGCCGCGGGATCTGTACTCCATGCATGACCGGCCCGGCACGTACCTCGCATTCTTGGGCCGCATCTCGCCCGAGAGTGGACTGGAGCGAGCCATTGAATCGGCCAAACGGGCCGATATGCCGATTCGCATCGCGGCGAAGCTAGATCCGGCGGATCGCGATTACTTTCAGCACATCGCGCCTCTGTTGGAACACCCACTCGTGGAGTATGTCGGCGAAATCACGGATGAAGAGAAGAATGATTTTCTTGGTGAGGCCTACGCGTTGATCTGCCCGTACGAGGGACCGGAACCCTTCGGCTTGGTCATGATCGAAGCGCTCGCTTGCGGGACACCTGTGCTCGCCTATCGGCGGGGAACCGCGTTGGAACTCGTGGATGACGGATACACCGGCCATTTATGCGATACGCTGAGCGAGATGGGGAAAGCCATTACGCGTGTCTCGACTCTCGATCGGCACCAATGCCGCGCAGCGTTCGAGAAGCGGTTTACCGTCGAGCGCATGGCCGACAATTATCTGGCCCTGTATCAGCTCTTAGCGCTCAAACAAGAGGATCAGCTCGTCACCCAGAGCTCTTTTCCGAGCAACGACGCCGTCGCCATATCCGATGTCTAA
- a CDS encoding superoxide dismutase, with protein MPERIYEPRPYDLHGLHGISDRTLDAHVHLYEGYVKETNTLTAQIRDILESGRADQEGMPAYSELKRQCGFEYNGMVLHEYYFDNLTIQGSPDPGAHSPFREATEESFGTYDAWKLDFVSVGKMRGVGWAICYLNPHHGRLSNHWITLHETGHIAGFVPVLVMDVWEHAFLLDYKPAERPSYIEAFFSNINWKTVEQRLNRAYVPTPVSR; from the coding sequence CTGCCGGAACGGATCTATGAACCACGACCCTACGATCTCCATGGTCTCCACGGAATTTCAGATCGCACGCTCGATGCACACGTCCATCTCTACGAAGGTTATGTCAAAGAAACCAATACGCTGACCGCGCAAATACGAGACATTCTTGAGAGCGGCAGGGCGGATCAGGAGGGAATGCCGGCGTATTCGGAACTCAAGCGTCAATGCGGCTTTGAATACAACGGCATGGTGCTGCACGAATACTACTTCGACAATCTCACGATCCAGGGATCGCCCGATCCCGGTGCGCATTCACCGTTCAGAGAGGCGACGGAAGAGAGCTTCGGAACGTATGACGCGTGGAAACTCGACTTTGTGAGTGTCGGGAAGATGCGCGGGGTCGGCTGGGCCATATGTTATTTGAATCCACATCATGGCAGGCTCTCCAACCACTGGATTACCCTCCACGAGACAGGCCATATCGCCGGCTTCGTTCCGGTCTTGGTCATGGACGTCTGGGAGCATGCTTTTCTATTAGACTACAAACCGGCTGAGCGCCCCTCATATATCGAGGCATTCTTCTCCAATATCAATTGGAAGACGGTGGAGCAGAGGTTGAATCGCGCCTATGTGCCGACGCCCGTTTCACGATGA